The Dehalobacter sp. DCM sequence AACGCATATAGGCTTTACATCCGGTATTGAACAGATTATTCAAGCCGACAGCGTTTTTTACACTTTGCAGTTCGCCTTTGCTCAATCCCTTGATGTCCAGGTCGATAAACTGGAATGGAATTCGTCTTTCTTTAAAATAACGCTCTGCTTTTTTGGTATCAAAGCATTTTTTGATACCGAATAGTTGAATATTCATATTGAACGCCACCTATTCTAATCTTTTATTGCATCCTTCTGTCATGGTATTTAAAGAATGCTGTACTTGACGTTTACGACTATCCTTATTATCTCACTTTATTATCCGATATTAACTGGCGAAAAGAAAGCCTGCCCAGTTACATTCTCGGGCAGGCCGTAAAATCCATACGATGTTTACCAATAATCCGATGATCTGATGGTTGGGTTATCGTCCTTTTTCTAATTCAATAATCTTTACTGACAGTTAGAGCGTCTGTTTTTTTAGTCGGGTAAAATAATCCCTGGTTTCTTTTGCTACAACGCCGCTTAGAGCTATCAGTGCAATTAAGTTTGGGAAAGCCATCATGCCATTAAAGATATCGGCAAGATTCCAGACGGCGGCAACCGTCATATACGGTCCGATAAAAACCGCAAAAATATACAGCCAGCGGTAGATTAAAACGAGCTTCATACTCTTTGTCAAATATTCGAGACACCGTTCACTGTAGTAGTTCCAGCCAATGATCGTTGTAAATGCGAAAAATACCAGACAAATCATCAGAATGAATGCCGACACTGCCGGTGCGAACGGAAGTCCTTCCTGAAACGCTCGGGTCGTTACTTCGACACCAACAAGTCCAATGTTCCAAGTTCCCGTAATCACAATGGATAAGCCGGTCATCGTACAAATAATGATGGTGTCAATAAACGTACCCGTCATCGTGACAAGCCCCTGACGGGCGGGCTCATTGGTTTTAGCGGCAGCCGCTGCGATCGGTGCGCTGCCGAGGCCGGATTCATTTGAGAAAATACCGCGGGCTACACCTTTTTGCATGGCGACAATCATCGCGCCAAGAGCTCCTCCGGCGGCTGCCCTGAGGCCGAAGGCTGAGGCTACGACTTCAACAATTGCATCGGGTATCTTCGTAAAGTTACCAACTAAGATGACCAAGCAAACCAGCACATAGATAATTGCCATAAAAGGCACAATAATTTCGGATACAGAAGCAATACGCTTCAGTCCGCCGATAATGACCAAGGCGACACAAATCGTAACAATAAGTCCGGTGATGACGACAGCAATGGAATACTGTGTCCCGAAGATTGAAATCATATGTTCATTGTTAGCATCAAAAAAGTTTTTGGCAGCAGAAGTAATTCCATTGATCTGAGTGATTGTACCAATGCCAAATAACCCCGCCATAGCACCAAATAAAGCAAAGAGCTTAGCTAACCATTTCCAATTTTTCCCCATCCCGTTTTCTATGTAGTAAAACGGTCCTCCCAATACATGCCCATCCGGTTCAATGACGCGATATTTGATAGCCAGAAGTCCTTCTGAATACTTTGTTGCCATCCCCAATAAAGCGGCAATCCACATCCAGAACAGTGCACCCGGTCCGCCGGCAACAATGGCGGTGGCCACACCGACAATGTTCCCTGTTCCAATGGTCGCTGATAAGGCAGTACAAAGCGCGCCGAAACTGGTTACTTCTCCAGTTCCACCTGCTTCATTTTTAACCATGTACTTCAAAGCTCTGGGCAAATGCCTGATTTGAAGCCCACCCAGCCGGAAGGTTAGCAGAATTCCGACTCCCATAACCAGAATGATCAGCGGAAGCCCCCAGACTATGTCGTCTACACGAATAATCCAGTCGTTTAAACTTTCGAACACTTTCCTCAATCCTTTCCTAAAAAAATTAATAATAGAGTATAATGGCACAAAAAAATTACCCCGGTTTAGCGGGTACCAAACTAGTTAAGAACTTACAAAGTTTGGCCAAATAGTGAAAATAGTTAATACTAACCATGCTATGGTAACATATTTCATCGACATCTTTCAACTTATTTAACAACGTATTTCTTCACAATTAATGAATTATAGCGTTATTATCGGAAATTAAATACCGTTTAAGTATACATATAAAAAATTACGAAAGATGGTTAATACCATCCTTCGTAATTTTTCTAATCTATTTTAAAATTCAACACCAAAATTAGAATATGACTCCAAGCGCAATTAAGATCAGAATAGCGATCGCAATAATAGCTACACCATAGTTCGGAGCAGGAACGATCGGGCGGGGAGCAACACGGCAGCAGCAACCACCATATCCAAACATTTTATTTCCCCCTTTCAAATTAAATTATGGCTCTTTTCTTATAAGAATTGGCATCTTAATAACCATGCGACAATTCTCACTGATGACTATTTTTTGTCATCTCGCCCGTAGGAACATATCATTTAGAATACAATACCCATAGCAATGAGCAATAAGATGATGACAACAACAATGGCGATACCGCAAAGACATCCACCGCCTAAGCCGGGAGCATAAGCGGCTCCTACCGCAGCACCTTCAACAACTGCCATTTCTCAAGCACCTCCTTCATCTCTAAGCATTCCGAAAGAGTTTATTTTACTGTGCCTCTTTAAGAACTGCTTGCGTCATATCTTATTCAACATTACCTTATTTTGGTACTATTTCCAGTAATTATTACTTATAAGTAAATAAAAAGCTGTTGATAATCGTTTTCTGCATTCACTTGAATGGAAACGACTACCAACAGCTGATAATACTTCACCTAATTCAATTTTTAGGTGCAACTCTACTTTGGAAAGGTCTTCTTGCCCGAGGCTCGCTTAAGATCTCATTCCAGATGACACCACGTGTTATTTCTGATGACGAGAATCCCAGATTAAAAGCAGGTTTCGGCTGAGATGACGTCGCTTGAACAGAGGAGACCGCCGTTATGTCTTGAACGAAAGTTTTGGAAGCAGCCTGCTTTTCGGCATAATAAGCGCCTTCCGTTCCCCAGGTGCCTTCGGCATCAGCCTCTCCTTCAGTACCAGCAACCCCTTCTGTCCCTTGGGTTCCTTGGGTTGAAACATAGGTGTCATAGTCGGAGCGTCCTTCTATGCCCCAGTCGCCTTCTTCAGCAGCCGTCTGCAGCGTTTTTGACGCCGCGGAAGCCGTTTTCTTATCGGCGGTTCTATAAGCGAATGTCTTTGGCTGTTCCGTTGTTTCGGTATTTTTGCGCACGTCACGTATTTCACGTTCAAACCGCTGCTCTGCTTCCCTCAGCTGTCTTTCCAGTTCCCCGAAGATATTTCTGCCCTTCTTTTTAGGCTCGTCTGCCGTCGAGCCGGAAAGCGGACCATTATCAAGGGGATTCATGGGTCGACGCTGAGGCGGTTTATCTTTTTTTGAGAAGATGCTGTATACCACGATGGCGATGATAATAAACGTTATAAAATCCACTGGCCGATCACCTACTTCTTAGGATTGCTCGCTTCCGGCTCGTCTCCTTTAGCTGTAACCGCAATATTATCCCGCATCCGGGTATCCGCAATCACATTTTGCAGGTTGTAATAATCCATGACACCTAATTTACCTTCTTTTAACGCAGTAGCCAAGGCAAGCGGCACCTCTGCTTCGGATTCAACGACTTTGGCTCTCATTTCCTGAACGGAGGCTTTCATTTCCTGTTCTCTGGCGACAGCCATCGCCCGACGTTCCTCTGCCTTAGCCTGAGCAATCCGTTTGTCTGCTTCTGCCTGGTCTGTCTGCAGCTGAGCCCCGATGTTTTTACCCACATCAACATCGGCAATATCGATGGACAGGATCTCAAACGCGGTACCGGAATCCAGTCCTTTGTTCAATACAGCCTGTGAGATAACATCCGGATTCTCCAACACATTGGCATGGGATGTACTGCTGCCGATACTGGTGACGATACCCTCGCCGACTCTGGCGATGATCGTTTCTTCCCCTGCCCCACCGACCAGACGGTCAATGTTCGCTCTGACTGTGACTCTGGCAATGACGCGCAATTCAATCCCGTTTTGGGCAACTGCGGAGACAACCGGTGTTTGAATGACTTTCGGATTAACAGACATTTGCACAGCTTGTAAAACATCACGACCAGCCAGATCAATAGCAGCGGCGCGTTCAAAGCGAAGGGGGATGGCAGCTCGTTCTGCAGCAATGAGAGCGTTGACCACCCGGTCTACATTCCCTCCGGCAAGGTAATGGGCTTCGAGTTGGGATGTTGTTAAACCTAAACCGGCCTTGTGGGCTTTAATTTGCGGATTGACGATCCGTGCAGGCGCAACCCTTCTCAGCCGCATCCCAATCAGGGAAAAGATACCGATATTGACCCCGGCTGCTAAGGCCGATATCCAAAGACCTACCGGTATAAAGGTAAATAACACCATCAAAATAATGAGAACCAGAATAACAAGAATTACCGTCGTAACTAATGCACCAGTCATATTGAACCTCCTTGAAAAATAGTTAATCGTTCTTTTGGACAATGATCCGTGTGCCTTCCACCGCAATCACTTTGATGCGCGAACTCTGGGGAATAAATCCTCCGTCAGTAACCACATCCACGCGTTTACCGTCAATTTCTGCCGTACCGGCCGGTCTGAGGAGAGTTAGAGCAATACCTGTTTTGCCGATATACTCTGAGTATTCCTTATTGGGTGCAACGTAACCGTCATCAGTGATCTGCTTTTCCCCGAGGGAGATCTTACGCCATAGCTTTTTGAGCTTCCCGGTTTTAAACCCAATATAGATCAAAAGACCGACCACAATCAAGATGATGAGAAGATAGATAACCCCTTGCAGCAAGTTTTGGGCTACCAGAAAAACCCCGCCGATCATCATAGCCAGACCAATTAGGCCGGCAATGCCGAAACCGGGAATAATAAATATTTCCAGAATGATGAGTATAATTCCGATAATAATCAAGGAAAGCGATATCCCAACAAAAAATTCCAAAGTGATGCCCCCTTTCTTTATTTATTTTAACATAGTCTCCTGTTTTTGGAAGCCATTATCGTTTTGTGGTTTCTGCATGGATAACACTCTATATCACAATGATTAAATTCACCTTAAAATTGCAGAACATGGCAAAAAATATATCAGACGATATTTTTTCCAACGCTACGCGATTTTTAATCCTATCTTAAGAATTCTAGATATAATAAAATCAGAGGTGATAAATATGTCTGATATACTGAGATATCTGTTGATGGCTCTTGTGCCGATCAGTCTTGTCTTACTGGCGATATTTGCTTTTTGGATTGCCCTGCCCGTCATTATCCTCGGCGTTGCCGCCCGGATTATTTATCTGCGTTTTTTTCGCAGGGGAAAAGATCCCGCGCATACGCATACCGTTGGCACCAACTGGCATAACAGCAACGTCTTTGGCGGGAAAAAAAGTGATCAGGAATATACAACGGTGATTGACGCGGATAATATGGAACGGGAATACCGGATACCTAAAATGAAATAACCATCAAATAAACAGTTCAATATCCGCATCCAGAGCGTCCTGAAGATATTCTGTCGCTGTCAGGACCTGGGATCCCTGTATCATTTCCTCCTTTTTAAAACCCATAATTTCAAGGGAGAGCTTACAAATAAAGAAGTTGACTCCCTTTTTTTGTGCGCCTTTGAGAAAGGCCGTCAGATCGGGTGCATCATGTTCAGCCATCATTTTTTTTAGCATCGCCTTTCCCAGACCGGCCATGTTCATTCGGGATAACGGCAAATCTTCCGGGCCATTGGGTGCTGCAATGCCAAACATCGTTTCGAAAGCCGTTTTATCTTCCAGAGACATCTTCTCAGGATCACGAATTAAACACAAACCCCAGAAGGCAAAAAATATATTGACGGTCATGCCAAGTTCTCGGGCTGAATTAGCCAGGATCAATGCGGCCATGGCTTTGTCATAATCACCGCTGAAAAGAATCAGGCTGAGCTTCTTCCCTTTTTCCATGTAAACACCACCATTACCTTAAATTTTTTCGAACACGCAATTCCATATGGTGAATGATATTCGGTTCTATTTTGGGTAATGGCGCAAATCTTTATGCAATCAACTGTATAATTTAATATACCGTCTTCTGTCCTTGGTGACTTCCTGAAGTACCTCAATCAGCTTTGCAACTTCCTGAGGCTGATTATACAAACCAAAGCTCACCCGGACCATGCCTGGCTTCGGTTCTTCCGGATTTTCAATCATGGCATTGATTTTGGATGCCGGAATGTTCATCAGTTTTTGAACATAGGGATGCGCACAAAAGCAGCCGCTCCGGACAGAAATACCTGCTTCGTAGGCCAGGATCTTGGCCAGCGTCTCATGGTAGATGCCCCGAACATTGAAAGGAATGATGCCTACGTGTTCCTGACTGCTGTCAGCCGTGCAATAACTTTCAATACAATCTATTTTCTTCAGTCCATGGATCAGCTGTTCAGCCAGTGCTTTCTCATGTTTATAAACATGACGCATCCCTATGGCATTTAACGATCGGATGGCTGCCGCAAGGGCGATAACACCCATCAGATTGGGTGTGCCAGCCTCATCTTTCGACGGCGGATCATTCCAAACAACGTGATCATAGGTTACGGATCGAACAGTGCCTCCTCCTTTATAATCCGGACTCCCTTGGGCAAAAAAGGATTTAGGTCCGATAAGCACACCCACCCCAAATGGAGCGTACATTTTATGTGCAGAGAATACAACAAAATCAATATGTTTACTGGATCCCAACGGTTTCATCTCAAATGGCATATGTGGAATAAGCTGCGAAGCATCTACCAGGATTTTCGCGCCATATTTATGTGCCCATTCCGCAATGCGGTGAATCGGATTGACATACCCGGTCACATTGGAAGCTCCGGTTATCGTCACCAGTTTTACTCTTCCTTTATATTTCTCCATCTTTTCGACAAAGTCATTAAAAATTAGCCTGCCGCAAGCGTCGATATCGATGTATTCCACTTCAAATCGATCCCGCCATGGCAGGTCATTGGAATGATGTTCCATGGCACTTGCTAAGATAATGTTTTTTTCATCCGTATCCTGACAAAGCCTGTATGCAACTTTATTGATTGCTTCCGTGGCATTTTTCACGAAGATGACCACATCTTTTTTATGGTTTGCACCGACAAAATCCATTACCGTTTCTCTGGCTTGCTCATATTTTTCTGAAGACAGTGTTGCCTTATACCCATATCCCCGATGAATAGAAGAATAGTATGGCGCGAAGTTATTCATCTCTTCAATGACGCTAATGAAGGGGGGCGTCGTGGCCGCATTATCAAAATTGATACCCCTCACTTTTTTTCCATTTCGCAGTTTAACCTCTGTGTCAATACCAACGACCAGGCTGCCATAATCTGTTTTGGAAATGACATAACTCATTCTAATTTCACCCCGATTATTATTTTTCATTTGTTTTTTTCACATGAAATAGCTCACTTGATGATCCGCAAACTCATCTTATAATCATGAATAAGTGCGGAAAATTGTTCATTACCTGCATTTTGGGACAATAAGATACCGGCCTTTTTAAATAAGCGTTGGTGAACTTCTTCACGCGAACTTAAAAATAGCAGCATTTTTTTTACATTGCTATCGCTGGTCATCCCCACATGTTTCATATAAAGCTTCTTCATCCTGTTCTCAGCTTCTTCATTGAGTCTCATAAGTTCGATAGAGCTCGCCTCTTTTTCAACATAGCCAACATCCCACGGAGATCCTTTGGGATCCGTCAAGGGCAAATTGTCAATGCCGAGTTTTCTGATTGCGGTGCCGATGACCTCCATATGTGCCAGTTCTTCCGACCCTAACATGCCCAACAGATCGCGTATGTATGGATTTTCAGCCTGCAGCCGCTGATGCATCAGACGCATAAATGCGGTCAATTCGCTGTCGTATCCGGCAAAGTGCTCCAAGAGGACTCGGGCGAGTTTTTCATCCTTATAATCAACATGAACAGGAAAAAGCAACCGTTTTTGATAACTGAACATTTCTTCCCCTTCCTTCTCTATGAGTCGGACATGGACATACAATCGATGTATTCCCACGTTCCATAGGTTATTATATTGAGAAGATGGCGTTACGGTCACAATGCTTGTCTCGCCTTAATGTAAAAATCCGCCACCGAATTGCCAGCAATGACATATTGGATAAATATGTCTCTTGCACGCGTATACGCATCGAATAATTCCTTGGCGTTCTCCTGTGATTGATAGACTTTCCAATAACCTTTAAGTATCGGCTTTGCACCTGGACATTCGATAAACATCCTCACATCGTGCAAAGGGATCCCCAGAAAAAGACCGACCTCATGCGGAAACGGCGGGTGCCTGAATCGAGCCTTCAGGATGTCCAGGTTTGAACTCCAACTTTCATCCGGATTATAACCGTATTGGATTAAGAAATTCCGGTTAGCGTGATCGGACATTATTTTATCCAATCGGAAGGCATTATAAAAAAAGACGGTGATCTGTTTATTATCGCGATATAACTCTACATAGTCTATGGTGATGGGGCCACTCACCAATGGAAAAAATGCCGTCTTAATGCGATCCCAGATCTCAGGAAGGTCCTTGCGAACCCCTCCGGTAAATGTCATCAGTTCAGCCGATTTGGAAGACCATAGCAATGGCATCAGATGAAACATGATCAAATCAAGAAGATAGTCTCGGGTTGAAAGCGTATGGCGATGAGTGAGGTAGGATAAAAGATGCTCGTTCATATGCCTGCCTTACCTTTGAAGATGTAATCTGTTTTTCTTTTTATTTTTTTAAGCCAGGCAACAAATTATGCACACAGATACGCCGCTCCGTTAAAGTATTTGAGGCCTGCACGTGTTAACTCCGCGGCATCAAGTCATGAATAAAAAAAATCCCAAATTCGCACGCGATTGCGAATTTGGGATACCGTCTTATTCCTTCATTCCATTTCGTTATACTTATCGTGGTTTGTCAAATTTCACTTTAAAGACCGGCCAGTTTCCGTAAAGCGGCTACTTTGTCAAGCTTTTCCCACGGCAGATCAAGGTCATTTCTGCCGAAGTGACCATAAGCTGCCGTTTGGCGATAAATCGGCCTGCGCAGATCAAGTGTATTAATAATTGCCGTCGGGCGTAAATCGAAGGTTTCTTTGATAAACGCTATGATACTCTCATCGCTGATTTTACCCGTACCAAACGTTTCAACGGATATGGATACAGGATAGGCAACGCCGATAGCATAAGCTATCTGAATCTCACAACGGTCAGCCAGTCCGGCAGCGACGACGTTTTTGGCCACATAACGGGCAGCATAAGCTCCGGAACGGTCTACCTTGGTGGGATCCTTTCCAGAAAATGCGCCGCCCCCGTGACGGGCCATGCCGCCGTAGGTATCGACTATGATTTTCCGGCCGGTAAGACCGGCATCCCCTTGGGGCCCGCCGATAACAAATCGTCCGGTTGGATTAATATAATATTTGGTCTTCTCATCCAACATTTCTTTAGGTACGACAGGTTCAACAACCTGCTTTAAGAGATCCGCCTCAATTTGTTCGTGTGTTACCTCCGGGCTATGCTGGGTGGAAATAACAATCGTATCGATCC is a genomic window containing:
- a CDS encoding arsenate reductase family protein — encoded protein: MNIQLFGIKKCFDTKKAERYFKERRIPFQFIDLDIKGLSKGELQSVKNAVGLNNLFNTGCKAYMRLNLDKISSSAIREELLLNNPVLYRTPIVRNGKQATVGYVPEVWDSWT
- a CDS encoding alanine/glycine:cation symporter family protein, encoding MFESLNDWIIRVDDIVWGLPLIILVMGVGILLTFRLGGLQIRHLPRALKYMVKNEAGGTGEVTSFGALCTALSATIGTGNIVGVATAIVAGGPGALFWMWIAALLGMATKYSEGLLAIKYRVIEPDGHVLGGPFYYIENGMGKNWKWLAKLFALFGAMAGLFGIGTITQINGITSAAKNFFDANNEHMISIFGTQYSIAVVITGLIVTICVALVIIGGLKRIASVSEIIVPFMAIIYVLVCLVILVGNFTKIPDAIVEVVASAFGLRAAAGGALGAMIVAMQKGVARGIFSNESGLGSAPIAAAAAKTNEPARQGLVTMTGTFIDTIIICTMTGLSIVITGTWNIGLVGVEVTTRAFQEGLPFAPAVSAFILMICLVFFAFTTIIGWNYYSERCLEYLTKSMKLVLIYRWLYIFAVFIGPYMTVAAVWNLADIFNGMMAFPNLIALIALSGVVAKETRDYFTRLKKQTL
- the floA gene encoding flotillin-like protein FloA (flotillin-like protein involved in membrane lipid rafts); protein product: MTGALVTTVILVILVLIILMVLFTFIPVGLWISALAAGVNIGIFSLIGMRLRRVAPARIVNPQIKAHKAGLGLTTSQLEAHYLAGGNVDRVVNALIAAERAAIPLRFERAAAIDLAGRDVLQAVQMSVNPKVIQTPVVSAVAQNGIELRVIARVTVRANIDRLVGGAGEETIIARVGEGIVTSIGSSTSHANVLENPDVISQAVLNKGLDSGTAFEILSIDIADVDVGKNIGAQLQTDQAEADKRIAQAKAEERRAMAVAREQEMKASVQEMRAKVVESEAEVPLALATALKEGKLGVMDYYNLQNVIADTRMRDNIAVTAKGDEPEASNPKK
- a CDS encoding NfeD family protein, translated to MEFFVGISLSLIIIGIILIILEIFIIPGFGIAGLIGLAMMIGGVFLVAQNLLQGVIYLLIILIVVGLLIYIGFKTGKLKKLWRKISLGEKQITDDGYVAPNKEYSEYIGKTGIALTLLRPAGTAEIDGKRVDVVTDGGFIPQSSRIKVIAVEGTRIIVQKND
- a CDS encoding DsrE/DsrF/DrsH-like family protein; protein product: MEKGKKLSLILFSGDYDKAMAALILANSARELGMTVNIFFAFWGLCLIRDPEKMSLEDKTAFETMFGIAAPNGPEDLPLSRMNMAGLGKAMLKKMMAEHDAPDLTAFLKGAQKKGVNFFICKLSLEIMGFKKEEMIQGSQVLTATEYLQDALDADIELFI
- a CDS encoding aminotransferase class V-fold PLP-dependent enzyme; its protein translation is MSYVISKTDYGSLVVGIDTEVKLRNGKKVRGINFDNAATTPPFISVIEEMNNFAPYYSSIHRGYGYKATLSSEKYEQARETVMDFVGANHKKDVVIFVKNATEAINKVAYRLCQDTDEKNIILASAMEHHSNDLPWRDRFEVEYIDIDACGRLIFNDFVEKMEKYKGRVKLVTITGASNVTGYVNPIHRIAEWAHKYGAKILVDASQLIPHMPFEMKPLGSSKHIDFVVFSAHKMYAPFGVGVLIGPKSFFAQGSPDYKGGGTVRSVTYDHVVWNDPPSKDEAGTPNLMGVIALAAAIRSLNAIGMRHVYKHEKALAEQLIHGLKKIDCIESYCTADSSQEHVGIIPFNVRGIYHETLAKILAYEAGISVRSGCFCAHPYVQKLMNIPASKINAMIENPEEPKPGMVRVSFGLYNQPQEVAKLIEVLQEVTKDRRRYIKLYS
- a CDS encoding manganese catalase family protein, producing the protein MFSYQKRLLFPVHVDYKDEKLARVLLEHFAGYDSELTAFMRLMHQRLQAENPYIRDLLGMLGSEELAHMEVIGTAIRKLGIDNLPLTDPKGSPWDVGYVEKEASSIELMRLNEEAENRMKKLYMKHVGMTSDSNVKKMLLFLSSREEVHQRLFKKAGILLSQNAGNEQFSALIHDYKMSLRIIK
- a CDS encoding DUF3793 family protein gives rise to the protein MNEHLLSYLTHRHTLSTRDYLLDLIMFHLMPLLWSSKSAELMTFTGGVRKDLPEIWDRIKTAFFPLVSGPITIDYVELYRDNKQITVFFYNAFRLDKIMSDHANRNFLIQYGYNPDESWSSNLDILKARFRHPPFPHEVGLFLGIPLHDVRMFIECPGAKPILKGYWKVYQSQENAKELFDAYTRARDIFIQYVIAGNSVADFYIKARQAL
- the metK gene encoding methionine adenosyltransferase yields the protein MGYKLFTSESVTEGHPDKICDQISDAILDAVLSQDKEARVACETSVTTGLVLVSGEITTSCYVDIPKVVRDTIREIGYNRAKYGFDADTCAVLTSIGEQSSDIAMGVDKALEAKVSQSDVSEIGAGDQGMMFGYATNESDNYMPVPIYYAHKLSRRLSEVRKTKVLDYLRPDGKTQVTVEYQDGKPVRIDTIVISTQHSPEVTHEQIEADLLKQVVEPVVPKEMLDEKTKYYINPTGRFVIGGPQGDAGLTGRKIIVDTYGGMARHGGGAFSGKDPTKVDRSGAYAARYVAKNVVAAGLADRCEIQIAYAIGVAYPVSISVETFGTGKISDESIIAFIKETFDLRPTAIINTLDLRRPIYRQTAAYGHFGRNDLDLPWEKLDKVAALRKLAGL